One genomic window of Actinoplanes lobatus includes the following:
- a CDS encoding nucleotidyltransferase domain-containing protein produces MAEFGRLLAGLDWLIGLYVAGSLATGDYRPGVSDLDLVAVVDGPVTDAREAALTALHRQVDSAFDGTNLGCVYVDVERLTAVDVRHPTWTHGLLVQRVLSGISRAELVRHGYAVFGRPPRELFPPMSGDAVRDAARAELTGYWAWAARRPWIWCDPVIADLGLTSMARGRHALRTGGLLSKSAAIEQAAAPPWLIAQLRTRRQGSPVVSPRWRTALIAWRDARRTVRKAQPSVAGHHTEG; encoded by the coding sequence CTGGCGGAATTCGGGCGGCTGCTGGCCGGCCTGGACTGGCTCATCGGTCTGTACGTGGCGGGATCGCTGGCGACCGGCGACTACCGGCCCGGAGTCAGTGACCTGGATCTGGTCGCCGTGGTCGACGGGCCGGTGACCGATGCGCGCGAGGCGGCGCTCACCGCCCTGCACCGGCAGGTCGACTCGGCCTTCGACGGCACGAACCTCGGGTGCGTCTACGTCGACGTGGAACGGCTCACCGCCGTGGACGTGCGGCATCCGACCTGGACCCACGGGCTTCTTGTCCAGCGCGTCCTGTCCGGGATCAGCAGGGCGGAGCTGGTCCGGCACGGGTACGCGGTGTTCGGCCGGCCACCGCGAGAGCTGTTCCCGCCGATGTCCGGCGACGCGGTCCGGGACGCCGCGCGCGCCGAGCTGACCGGGTACTGGGCGTGGGCGGCACGCCGGCCGTGGATCTGGTGTGATCCGGTCATCGCCGACCTCGGTCTCACCTCGATGGCCCGGGGCCGTCACGCGCTGCGGACCGGGGGCCTGCTCAGCAAGAGCGCGGCGATCGAGCAGGCCGCCGCACCGCCCTGGCTCATCGCCCAGCTACGAACGCGGCGTCAGGGATCGCCGGTCGTCTCGCCCCGTTGGCGTACCGCCCTGATCGCCTGGCGGGATGCCCGTCGCACCGTCCGCAAAGCGCAACCATCGGTTGCAGGTCACCACACCGAGGGGTAA
- a CDS encoding PNPOx family protein — MTTSTTSWRFARTTAPAVRVLAGRRLIPLWAVVHHRGRVSGRDLRVPIAITTTPDGFVINLPWGARTNWVRNVIAAGGCVIRWKGADHRMADPRIVDATEARPYYGRVAWAIASRLFPADAWLLLRHTAD, encoded by the coding sequence ATGACGACCTCTACGACGTCCTGGCGTTTCGCACGTACCACCGCTCCGGCCGTCCGGGTGCTCGCCGGGCGGCGCCTCATTCCGCTCTGGGCGGTGGTCCACCACCGGGGCCGGGTGAGCGGCCGCGACTTGCGGGTGCCGATCGCGATCACCACCACCCCGGACGGCTTCGTGATCAACCTGCCGTGGGGCGCCCGCACCAACTGGGTCCGCAACGTGATCGCCGCCGGCGGCTGCGTGATCCGCTGGAAGGGCGCCGATCACCGGATGGCGGATCCCCGGATCGTCGACGCCACCGAGGCCCGCCCGTACTACGGCCGCGTCGCCTGGGCGATCGCGAGCCGTCTCTTCCCCGCGGACGCGTGGCTGCTGCTGCGCCACACCGCGGATTGA
- a CDS encoding ArsR/SmtB family transcription factor, whose product MSTATVDDDLWAAIGDPTRRRMLDLLLADGAGTATTLSQRIPVTRQAVAKHLAVLDRAGLVHGTAEGRERRYRVDDAQLARAVAQLAAVGSAWDARLRRIKRIAESIQARVDGE is encoded by the coding sequence ATGAGCACGGCGACCGTCGACGACGACCTGTGGGCGGCGATCGGCGACCCCACCCGCCGCCGGATGCTCGACCTGCTGCTGGCCGACGGCGCCGGCACCGCGACGACGCTGAGCCAGCGGATTCCGGTCACCCGCCAGGCGGTCGCCAAACATCTGGCCGTCCTCGACCGGGCCGGGCTGGTCCACGGCACGGCCGAGGGCCGGGAGCGGCGATATCGGGTGGACGACGCCCAGCTCGCCAGGGCCGTGGCGCAGCTCGCGGCGGTCGGATCGGCATGGGACGCCAGGCTGCGGCGCATCAAGCGGATCGCCGAGTCCATTCAGGCACGCGTCGACGGGGAGTGA
- a CDS encoding ABC transporter ATP-binding protein, with translation MNVTVDSVHKRYGPAVALDGMSFTVEPGRVTGFAGPNGAGKSTTLRVILGLDRPDSGAALIDGRRYRDLDRPLCHVGSLLDAGALQAGRSARNHLLWLAYSQGLPARRAGEVLELTGLAAVGRRAAGGFSLGMRQRLGIAAAMLGDPPVLLLDEPFNGMDPDGIIWMRGFLRSLAAEGRAVLLSSHLMNELEDVADHVVVCGRGRVIADADLTQLLARTARGRITVRTGDPAAVAALTGGGATVAEDGPGLLHVGGVEAEAVVMLLNRAGIRFSEVSAYRPGLEEAYLELTRDAVVYRAEAAR, from the coding sequence ATGAACGTCACCGTGGACAGTGTGCACAAGCGCTACGGCCCGGCCGTGGCGCTGGACGGGATGTCCTTCACCGTCGAGCCGGGGCGGGTCACCGGGTTCGCCGGGCCCAACGGCGCCGGAAAGTCGACCACCCTGCGGGTGATCCTCGGCCTGGACCGGCCGGATTCCGGCGCCGCCCTGATCGATGGGCGCCGCTACCGGGATCTGGACCGGCCGCTGTGTCATGTGGGCTCGCTGCTCGACGCGGGCGCGTTGCAGGCCGGCCGGTCCGCCCGCAACCACCTGCTGTGGCTGGCGTACTCGCAAGGTCTGCCCGCCCGCCGGGCCGGTGAGGTGCTGGAGCTGACCGGGCTCGCCGCGGTGGGCCGCCGCGCGGCCGGTGGCTTCTCGCTCGGCATGCGGCAGCGGCTGGGGATAGCGGCCGCGATGCTCGGGGACCCGCCGGTGCTGCTGCTGGACGAGCCGTTCAACGGGATGGATCCGGACGGCATCATCTGGATGCGGGGTTTCCTGCGGTCGCTGGCCGCCGAGGGCCGGGCCGTGCTGCTGTCCAGCCATCTGATGAACGAGCTCGAGGACGTGGCCGATCACGTGGTGGTGTGCGGCCGGGGCCGGGTCATCGCCGACGCGGACCTCACCCAGCTGCTGGCCCGGACGGCGCGGGGCCGGATCACGGTACGCACCGGCGATCCGGCCGCGGTGGCGGCACTGACCGGCGGCGGGGCGACGGTCGCCGAGGACGGTCCCGGTCTGCTGCACGTCGGCGGGGTCGAGGCCGAGGCGGTGGTGATGCTGCTCAACCGTGCCGGGATCCGGTTCTCCGAGGTGTCCGCCTACCGGCCCGGCCTCGAGGAGGCGTACCTGGAGCTGACCCGGGACGCGGTCGTCTACCGGGCGGAGGCGGCGCGATGA
- a CDS encoding alpha/beta fold hydrolase, which yields MEDLRFARTDDGVTLGFQVFGQGPALVWMPSLSNILAQWRIPAVRAAYLGLAKHLTVVLYDGRGTGSSDRRVDLDDLGVDAHLRDLRAVLDHAGIRRATLFGYYHSVATAIAFAAREPERVERLVLFGGAPRMREAMLPAQTQALLSLVEQDWSLFADAAATAWLGWDAAPSGRFTADAFRTATSAPVAKAWFEAARDIDVTAELARVRAPALVLHRQSAEQIPVEVARRMAAGLPDAQLVELPGSTPTLFMESPAADLKLVTDFVTHGRVHRPSIAPATLTPRETDVLRLLAAGDSNTEIARQLGIAVHTVERHLANLYRKIGARGRTDAVAYALRMTEFRHPG from the coding sequence GTGGAGGACCTGCGCTTCGCCCGTACCGATGATGGTGTGACGTTGGGTTTTCAGGTCTTCGGGCAGGGGCCCGCACTCGTCTGGATGCCGTCGCTGAGCAACATTCTCGCCCAGTGGCGCATCCCGGCGGTGCGGGCCGCCTACCTCGGCCTGGCCAAACATCTGACTGTCGTCCTCTACGACGGTCGCGGCACCGGCAGTTCCGACCGCCGCGTCGACCTCGATGATCTCGGTGTCGACGCGCACCTGCGGGATCTGCGGGCCGTCCTCGATCACGCGGGCATCCGGCGGGCCACCCTGTTCGGCTATTACCACTCGGTGGCGACCGCGATCGCGTTCGCCGCCCGCGAGCCCGAGCGGGTCGAGCGGCTGGTGCTGTTCGGCGGGGCGCCGCGCATGCGGGAGGCGATGCTTCCGGCACAGACCCAGGCGCTGTTGTCGCTGGTCGAGCAGGACTGGAGCCTGTTCGCGGACGCCGCGGCCACGGCCTGGCTCGGCTGGGATGCCGCGCCTTCCGGCCGTTTCACGGCAGACGCATTTCGTACGGCCACCAGCGCGCCCGTCGCGAAGGCCTGGTTCGAGGCCGCCCGGGATATCGACGTGACCGCCGAGCTGGCCCGGGTCCGGGCGCCCGCCCTGGTCCTGCACCGGCAGAGCGCCGAACAGATCCCGGTCGAGGTGGCCCGGCGCATGGCCGCGGGCCTGCCCGACGCCCAACTGGTGGAGCTGCCCGGATCCACCCCGACGCTGTTCATGGAAAGCCCGGCGGCCGACCTGAAACTGGTCACCGACTTCGTGACACACGGCCGGGTCCACCGCCCGTCCATCGCGCCCGCCACCCTGACCCCGCGCGAGACCGACGTGCTACGCCTGCTCGCGGCGGGTGACTCGAACACGGAGATCGCCCGTCAGCTGGGCATCGCGGTGCACACCGTGGAACGCCATCTCGCCAACCTGTACCGCAAGATCGGCGCCCGCGGCCGCACCGACGCGGTGGCCTACGCGCTGCGCATGACGGAATTCCGCCATCCCGGCTGA
- a CDS encoding rhamnogalacturonan acetylesterase: MTIDRRTLLRATAGGAIAGPLGLAAPAAAGRPRPTVFVAGDSTAATYAVADHPRAGWGQALPVFLRHDIRVVNEALSGASSKSFVDLGRLDRILAAIRPGDVLLVSFGHNDSKTADPARYTEPWTTFHDYLRLYLDGARAARATPILVTPVERRRFTAEGTPYLSHGEYPAAMRDLAATTRTPLIDLTDLSFALWGELGPEATKDYFLWLDAGESPNYPDGVVDNTHFQAHGAIEVARLVVAASRHIPGRDQRALCRTGIPDDALVWPPTRPAES; encoded by the coding sequence ATGACCATCGATCGCAGAACGTTGCTCCGCGCCACCGCAGGCGGCGCGATCGCCGGCCCCCTCGGACTCGCCGCACCGGCCGCCGCCGGGCGCCCCCGCCCCACCGTCTTCGTGGCCGGCGACTCGACGGCCGCCACCTATGCGGTCGCCGACCACCCCCGGGCCGGCTGGGGCCAGGCCCTGCCGGTGTTCCTGCGTCACGACATCCGGGTGGTGAACGAGGCGCTCTCCGGCGCCAGCTCGAAGAGCTTCGTGGACCTGGGACGGCTCGACCGCATCCTCGCCGCGATCCGCCCCGGCGACGTCCTGCTCGTCTCGTTCGGCCACAACGACTCCAAGACGGCGGATCCGGCCAGGTACACCGAGCCGTGGACCACCTTCCACGACTACCTGCGGCTCTACCTGGACGGGGCACGCGCGGCCCGGGCCACCCCGATCCTGGTCACTCCGGTGGAGCGGCGGCGGTTCACCGCGGAGGGGACGCCGTACCTGTCCCACGGCGAATACCCGGCGGCCATGCGAGATCTCGCCGCCACGACCCGTACCCCGCTGATCGACCTGACCGACCTGTCGTTCGCCCTGTGGGGAGAGCTGGGCCCGGAGGCCACCAAGGACTACTTCCTGTGGCTGGACGCGGGCGAGTCACCCAACTACCCGGACGGGGTCGTCGACAACACCCACTTCCAGGCTCATGGCGCGATCGAGGTCGCCCGCCTCGTCGTCGCCGCGAGCCGGCACATCCCCGGCCGGGACCAGCGGGCGCTGTGCCGCACCGGCATCCCGGACGACGCCCTGGTCTGGCCGCCCACCCGCCCCGCGGAGAGCTGA
- a CDS encoding SRPBCC family protein has translation MEYGTIEREIFIEAAPEIVFDVVSSPDHVKQWWPDDAHYDPAPGSTGHIVFGDCNAGGTTVQFTVVDARPPETFSFRWTHPAGETATAGNSLLVTFDLTASGDGTLLRMTETGFREMGWSEAVLQHEYEDHVAGWGHFLARIAPYVATLRVSP, from the coding sequence ATGGAGTACGGAACCATCGAACGCGAGATCTTCATCGAGGCCGCGCCCGAGATCGTCTTCGACGTGGTGAGCAGCCCGGATCACGTCAAGCAGTGGTGGCCCGACGACGCACACTACGACCCGGCGCCGGGGTCCACCGGGCACATCGTCTTCGGGGACTGCAACGCCGGCGGGACGACCGTCCAGTTCACCGTCGTCGACGCGCGGCCGCCGGAGACGTTCTCGTTCCGCTGGACCCATCCGGCGGGCGAGACCGCCACGGCCGGCAACTCGCTGCTGGTCACCTTCGACCTGACCGCCTCCGGCGACGGCACCCTGCTGCGGATGACCGAGACCGGCTTCCGGGAGATGGGCTGGTCGGAGGCGGTTCTCCAGCACGAGTACGAGGACCACGTCGCCGGCTGGGGCCACTTCCTGGCGCGGATCGCCCCCTACGTCGCCACGCTGCGGGTGAGTCCATGA